A part of Lacerta agilis isolate rLacAgi1 chromosome 7, rLacAgi1.pri, whole genome shotgun sequence genomic DNA contains:
- the DECR1 gene encoding 2,4-dienoyl-CoA reductase, mitochondrial isoform X1, with protein sequence MALGAVVRVSCGVRARLVLPLLPSPPVRLLSHGTKVMYQAHHDFAPVQKVMLPPDTFHGKVAFITGGGTGLGKGMTAALSALGAECVIASRKLDVLKQTAEEISSKTGNKVHAVQCDVRDPESVSNAISKSIEVAGHPSVIINNAAGNFVSPSERLSPNAWRTITDIVLNGTAYITLGIGKELIKARKGAAFLAITTIYAESGSGFVSPSASAKAGVEGLCKSLAAEWGKYGMRFNVIQPGPIKTKGAFSRLDPAGVFEKEILQRIPCGRLGTIEEIANLATYLCSDYASWINGSVIRMDGGEYVSMAGEFNTLSKVTSEEWNKMEEMIRKTKGS encoded by the exons CTTTTAAGCCATGGAACAAAAGTGATGTATCAAGCTCATCATGATTTTGCACCTGTTCAGAAAGTGATGCTGCCACCAGATACTTTTCATGGCAAAGTGGCCTTTATCACAGGAGGTGGCACAGGCCTTGGAAAAGGGATGACAGCTGCTCTTTCTGCTTTGGGAGCAGAGTGTGTTATAGCAAGCCG GAAACTTGATGTATTGAAACAAACCGCAGAGGAAATTTCTTCTAAAACGGGAAATAAG GTCCACGCAGTTCAGTGCGATGTGAGAGATCCAGAATCTGTTAGCAATGCAATTTCTAAGTCCATTGAAGTGGCTGGACATCCCAGT gTTATCATAAATAATGCAGCTGGAAATTTTGTATCTCCTTCTGAACGTCTTTCTCCAAATGCGTGGAGGACAATCACAGATATTGTTCTTAACGGTACTGCCTATATAACTCTGGGAATTGGAAAAGAACTGATTAAAGCACGAAAAG GAGCAGCCTTTCTAGCCATCACCACAATTTATGCAGAAAGTGGGTCGGGGTTTGTGTCGCCAAGTGCTTCTGCCAAAGCCGGCGTTGAAGGCCTGTGCAA GTCTCTTGCAGCGGAATGGGGTAAATATGGCATGAGATTCAATGTGATTCAACCAGGCCCAATAAAGACTAAG GGAGCTTTCAGCCGTTTGGACCCAGCAGGTGTGTTTGAGAAAGAAATTCTCCAAAGAATTCCTTGTGGACGCCTGGGAACAATAGAAGAGATTGCCAATCTTGCCACCTACCTCTGTAGTGATTATGCAAGTTGGATTAACGGATCA GTCATCAGAATGGATGGTGGTGAATACGTCTCTATGGCTGGAGAGTTTAATACCCTAAGCAAG GTTACCAGCGAAGAATGGAATAAGATGGAAGAAATGATAAGGAAAACAAAAGGCTCATAA
- the DECR1 gene encoding 2,4-dienoyl-CoA reductase, mitochondrial isoform X2, producing the protein MALGAVVRVSCGVRARLVLPLLPSPPVRLLSHGTKVMYQAHHDFAPVQKVMLPPDTFHGKVAFITGGGTGLGKGMTAALSALGAECVIASRKLDVLKQTAEEISSKTGNKVHAVQCDVRDPESVSNAISKSIEVAGHPSVIINNAAGNFVSPSERLSPNAWRTITDIVLNGTAYITLGIGKELIKARKGAAFLAITTIYAESGSGFVSPSASAKAGVEGLCKSLAAEWGKYGMRFNVIQPGPIKTKGAFSRLDPAGVFEKEILQRIPCGRLGTIEEIANLATYLCSDYASWINGSVTSEEWNKMEEMIRKTKGS; encoded by the exons CTTTTAAGCCATGGAACAAAAGTGATGTATCAAGCTCATCATGATTTTGCACCTGTTCAGAAAGTGATGCTGCCACCAGATACTTTTCATGGCAAAGTGGCCTTTATCACAGGAGGTGGCACAGGCCTTGGAAAAGGGATGACAGCTGCTCTTTCTGCTTTGGGAGCAGAGTGTGTTATAGCAAGCCG GAAACTTGATGTATTGAAACAAACCGCAGAGGAAATTTCTTCTAAAACGGGAAATAAG GTCCACGCAGTTCAGTGCGATGTGAGAGATCCAGAATCTGTTAGCAATGCAATTTCTAAGTCCATTGAAGTGGCTGGACATCCCAGT gTTATCATAAATAATGCAGCTGGAAATTTTGTATCTCCTTCTGAACGTCTTTCTCCAAATGCGTGGAGGACAATCACAGATATTGTTCTTAACGGTACTGCCTATATAACTCTGGGAATTGGAAAAGAACTGATTAAAGCACGAAAAG GAGCAGCCTTTCTAGCCATCACCACAATTTATGCAGAAAGTGGGTCGGGGTTTGTGTCGCCAAGTGCTTCTGCCAAAGCCGGCGTTGAAGGCCTGTGCAA GTCTCTTGCAGCGGAATGGGGTAAATATGGCATGAGATTCAATGTGATTCAACCAGGCCCAATAAAGACTAAG GGAGCTTTCAGCCGTTTGGACCCAGCAGGTGTGTTTGAGAAAGAAATTCTCCAAAGAATTCCTTGTGGACGCCTGGGAACAATAGAAGAGATTGCCAATCTTGCCACCTACCTCTGTAGTGATTATGCAAGTTGGATTAACGGATCA GTTACCAGCGAAGAATGGAATAAGATGGAAGAAATGATAAGGAAAACAAAAGGCTCATAA
- the DECR1 gene encoding 2,4-dienoyl-CoA reductase, mitochondrial isoform X3, with product MALGAVVRVSCGVRARLVLPLLPSPPVRLLSHGTKVMYQAHHDFAPVQKVMLPPDTFHGKVAFITGGGTGLGKGMTAALSALGAECVIASRKLDVLKQTAEEISSKTGNKVHAVQCDVRDPESVSNAISKSIEVAGHPSVIINNAAGNFVSPSERLSPNAWRTITDIVLNGTAYITLGIGKELIKARKGAAFLAITTIYAESGSGFVSPSASAKAGVEGLCKSLAAEWGKYGMRFNVIQPGPIKTKVIRMDGGEYVSMAGEFNTLSKVTSEEWNKMEEMIRKTKGS from the exons CTTTTAAGCCATGGAACAAAAGTGATGTATCAAGCTCATCATGATTTTGCACCTGTTCAGAAAGTGATGCTGCCACCAGATACTTTTCATGGCAAAGTGGCCTTTATCACAGGAGGTGGCACAGGCCTTGGAAAAGGGATGACAGCTGCTCTTTCTGCTTTGGGAGCAGAGTGTGTTATAGCAAGCCG GAAACTTGATGTATTGAAACAAACCGCAGAGGAAATTTCTTCTAAAACGGGAAATAAG GTCCACGCAGTTCAGTGCGATGTGAGAGATCCAGAATCTGTTAGCAATGCAATTTCTAAGTCCATTGAAGTGGCTGGACATCCCAGT gTTATCATAAATAATGCAGCTGGAAATTTTGTATCTCCTTCTGAACGTCTTTCTCCAAATGCGTGGAGGACAATCACAGATATTGTTCTTAACGGTACTGCCTATATAACTCTGGGAATTGGAAAAGAACTGATTAAAGCACGAAAAG GAGCAGCCTTTCTAGCCATCACCACAATTTATGCAGAAAGTGGGTCGGGGTTTGTGTCGCCAAGTGCTTCTGCCAAAGCCGGCGTTGAAGGCCTGTGCAA GTCTCTTGCAGCGGAATGGGGTAAATATGGCATGAGATTCAATGTGATTCAACCAGGCCCAATAAAGACTAAG GTCATCAGAATGGATGGTGGTGAATACGTCTCTATGGCTGGAGAGTTTAATACCCTAAGCAAG GTTACCAGCGAAGAATGGAATAAGATGGAAGAAATGATAAGGAAAACAAAAGGCTCATAA
- the CALB1 gene encoding calbindin, giving the protein MAAETYLQGVEISASQFFEIWRHYDADGNGYMDGKELQCFIQELQQARKKAGLDLTPEMKKFVDQFASSDGKIGIVELAQVLPTEENFLLFFRCQQLKSSEDFMQTWRKYDSDHSGFIDAEELKSFLKDLLQKANKQIEDKKLSEYTDIMLKMFDENNDGKLELTEMARLLPVQENFLLKFQGVKMCGKEFNKAFDTFDSDGNGYIDEQELDALLKDLCEKNKTELDINHIATYKKNIMALSDGGKLYRTELALILSADEN; this is encoded by the exons ATGGCCGCGGAGACTTACCTACAAGGCGTGGAGATCTCAGCAAGCCAGTTTTTCGAGATCTGGCGTCATTACGACGCTGATG GCAATGGGTACATGGATGGAAAGGAGCTGCAGTGTTTTATCCAGGAATTGCAGCAGGCGCGAAAGAAAGCGGGCTTG GACCTGACCCCAGAAATGAAAAAATTTGTGGACCAGTTTGCAAGTTCTGATGGAAAGATAGGAATTGTAGAG CTTGCTCAGGTATTACCAACAGAAGAGAACTTCCTCTTATTCTTTAGGTGTCAGCAGCTGAAATCAAGTGAAGACTTCATGCAG ACATGGAGAAAATATGATAGTGACCATAGTGGCTTTATTGATGCTGAAGAACTTAAG AGTTTTTTGAAAGACCTATTGCAGAAAGCAAACAAGCAGATTGAGGATAAAAAGCTGTCAGAATATACAGACATCATG CTCAAGATGTTTGATGAAAACAATGATGGGAAACTGGAACTGACTGAAATGGCCAG ATTACTCCCAGTACAGGAAAACTTTCTCCTTAAATTTCAG GGTGTCAAAATGTGTGGGAAGGAGTTTAATAAAGCCTTCGATACATTTGATTCA GATGGGAACGGCTACATAGATGAACAAGAATTAGATGCTTTGCTGAAAGATCTCTGTGAAAAGAACAAAACG gAATTAGACATTAACCACATTGCAACATACAAGAAAAACATCATGGCCTTGTCCGACGGAGGAAAGCTTTACCGAACAGAACTTGCTCTCATTCTCTCTGCTGACGAGAATTAG